The following are encoded together in the Bos javanicus breed banteng chromosome X, ARS-OSU_banteng_1.0, whole genome shotgun sequence genome:
- the OTUD5 gene encoding OTU domain-containing protein 5 isoform X1, which yields MTILPKKKPPPPDGDPANEPPPPGPLPPAPRRGGGVGVGGGGTGVGGGDRDRDSGVVGARPRASPPPQGPLPGPPGALHRWALAVPPGAVAGPRPQQASPPPCGGPGGPGGGPGDALGTAATGVGAAGVVVGVGGAVGVGGCCSGPGHSKRRRQAPGVGAVGGGSPEREEVGAGYNSEDEYEAAAARIEAMDPATVEQQEHWFEKALRDKKGFIIKQMKEDGACLFRAVADQVYGDQDMHEVVRKHCMDYLMKNADYFSNYVTEDFTTYINRKRKNNCHGNHIEMQAMAEMYNRPVEVYQYSTEPINTFHGIHQNEDEPIRVSYHRNIHYNSVVNPNKATIGVGLGLPSFKPGFAEQSLMKNAIKTSEESWIEQQMLEDKKRATDWEATNEAIEEQVARESYLQWLRDQEKQARQVRGPSQPRKASATCSSATAAASSGLEEWTSRSPRQRSSASSPEHPELHAELGIKPPSPGTVLALAKPPSPCAPGTSSQFSTGADRATSPLVSLYPALECRALIQQMSPSAFAGLNDWDDDEILASVLAVSQQEYLDSMKKNKVHRDPPPDKS from the exons ATGACTATTCTCCCCAAAAAGAAGCCGCCGCCTCCCGACGGCGACCCCGCCAACGAGCCGCCGCCGCCCGGACCGCTGCCCCCGGCGCCTCGCCGCGGCGGGGGTGTAGGCGTGGGCGGCGGCGGCACGGGTGTGGGCGGCGGCGACCGCGACCGTGACTCGGGCGTCGTGGGGGCCCGTCCTCGGGCTTCGCCACCGCCTCAAGGCCCTCTCCCAGGGCCACCGGGTGCGCTTCACCGCTGGGCGCTGGCCGTGCCGCCCGGCGCCGTGGCGGGTCCTCGGCCACAGCAGGCCTCTCCACCTCCTTGCGGGGGCCCCGGAGGTCCCGGCGGCGGTCCTGGTGATGCGTTGGGTACAGCAGCGACGGGCGTGGGCGCGGCGGGTGTGGTGGTGGGCGTGGGCGGTGCCGTGGGTGTGGGCGGCTGCTGCTCAGGGCCGGGTCACAGCAAGCGGCGGCGTCAGGCCCCCGGGGTTGGTGCGGTTGGCGGGGGCAGTCCTGAGCGTGAGGAGGTCGGCGCAGGTTACAACAGTGAGGATGAATATGAAGCGGCTGCAGCGCGCATAGAGGCCATGGACCCCGCCACCGTCGAGCAG CAGGAGCACTGGTTTGAAAAGGCCTTGCGAGACAAGAAGGGCTTCATCATCAAGCAGATGAAGGAGGATGGTGCCTGTCTCTTCCGGGCTGTGG CTGACCAGGTATATGGAGACCAGGACATGCATGAGGTTGTTCGAAAGCACTGCATGGACTATCTG ATGAAGAATGCTGACTACTTCTCCAACTATGTCACAGAGGACTTTACCACCTACATCAACCGGAAGCGGAAAAACAACTGCCATGGCAACCACATTGAGATGCAGGCCATGGCAGAGATGTACAACCGGCCTGTGGAGGTGTACCAGTACAGCACAG AACCCATTAATACATTCCATGGGATCCATCAAAATGAGGATGAACCCATTCGTGTCAGCTACCATAGGAATATCCACTACAACTCAGTAGTGAATCCTAACAAGGCCACCATTGGCGTGGGACTGGGCCTGCCATCATTCAAACCGGGG TTTGCAGAGCAGTCCCTGATGAAGAATGCCATAAAAACATCAGAGGAATCATGGATTGAACAGCAGATGCTGGAAGACAAGAAGCGGGCCACAGATTGGGAGGCCACAAATGAGGCCATTGAGGAGCAGGTGGCCCGGGAATCCTACTTGCAGTGGCTGCGGGATCAAGAAAAACAGGCTCGCCAAGTCCGTGGCCCCAGCCAG CCCCGGAAAGCCAGTGCCACATGCAGCTCTGCCACAGCAGCAGCCTCCAGTGGTCTTGAGGAGTGGACCAGCCGGTCCCCAAGGCAGCGGAGTTCAGCGTCGTCACCTGAGCACCCTGAGCTGCATGCTGAGCTGGGCATCAAGCCCCCTTCCCCAGGCACTGTCTTAGCTCTTGCCAAACCTCCTTCACCCTGTGCACCAG GTACAAGCAGCCAGTTCTCGACAGGGGCCGACCGGGCTACTTCCCCCCTCGTGTCCCTCTACCCTGCTCTGGAGTGCCGGGCCCTCATTCAGCAGATGTCCCCCTCTGCCTTTG CAGGTCTGAATGACTGGGATGATGATGAGATCCTAGCCTCGGTGCTGGCAGTGTCCCAACAGGAATACCTAGACagtatgaagaaaaacaaagtgcACAGAGACCCACCCCCAGACAAGAGTTGA
- the OTUD5 gene encoding OTU domain-containing protein 5 isoform X4: MTILPKKKPPPPDGDPANEPPPPGPLPPAPRRGGGVGVGGGGTGVGGGDRDRDSGVVGARPRASPPPQGPLPGPPGALHRWALAVPPGAVAGPRPQQASPPPCGGPGGPGGGPGDALGYNSEDEYEAAAARIEAMDPATVEQQEHWFEKALRDKKGFIIKQMKEDGACLFRAVADQVYGDQDMHEVVRKHCMDYLMKNADYFSNYVTEDFTTYINRKRKNNCHGNHIEMQAMAEMYNRPVEVYQYSTEPINTFHGIHQNEDEPIRVSYHRNIHYNSVVNPNKATIGVGLGLPSFKPGFAEQSLMKNAIKTSEESWIEQQMLEDKKRATDWEATNEAIEEQVARESYLQWLRDQEKQARQVRGPSQPRKASATCSSATAAASSGLEEWTSRSPRQRSSASSPEHPELHAELGIKPPSPGTVLALAKPPSPCAPGTSSQFSTGADRATSPLVSLYPALECRALIQQMSPSAFGLNDWDDDEILASVLAVSQQEYLDSMKKNKVHRDPPPDKS, translated from the exons ATGACTATTCTCCCCAAAAAGAAGCCGCCGCCTCCCGACGGCGACCCCGCCAACGAGCCGCCGCCGCCCGGACCGCTGCCCCCGGCGCCTCGCCGCGGCGGGGGTGTAGGCGTGGGCGGCGGCGGCACGGGTGTGGGCGGCGGCGACCGCGACCGTGACTCGGGCGTCGTGGGGGCCCGTCCTCGGGCTTCGCCACCGCCTCAAGGCCCTCTCCCAGGGCCACCGGGTGCGCTTCACCGCTGGGCGCTGGCCGTGCCGCCCGGCGCCGTGGCGGGTCCTCGGCCACAGCAGGCCTCTCCACCTCCTTGCGGGGGCCCCGGAGGTCCCGGCGGCGGTCCTGGTGATGCGTTGG GTTACAACAGTGAGGATGAATATGAAGCGGCTGCAGCGCGCATAGAGGCCATGGACCCCGCCACCGTCGAGCAG CAGGAGCACTGGTTTGAAAAGGCCTTGCGAGACAAGAAGGGCTTCATCATCAAGCAGATGAAGGAGGATGGTGCCTGTCTCTTCCGGGCTGTGG CTGACCAGGTATATGGAGACCAGGACATGCATGAGGTTGTTCGAAAGCACTGCATGGACTATCTG ATGAAGAATGCTGACTACTTCTCCAACTATGTCACAGAGGACTTTACCACCTACATCAACCGGAAGCGGAAAAACAACTGCCATGGCAACCACATTGAGATGCAGGCCATGGCAGAGATGTACAACCGGCCTGTGGAGGTGTACCAGTACAGCACAG AACCCATTAATACATTCCATGGGATCCATCAAAATGAGGATGAACCCATTCGTGTCAGCTACCATAGGAATATCCACTACAACTCAGTAGTGAATCCTAACAAGGCCACCATTGGCGTGGGACTGGGCCTGCCATCATTCAAACCGGGG TTTGCAGAGCAGTCCCTGATGAAGAATGCCATAAAAACATCAGAGGAATCATGGATTGAACAGCAGATGCTGGAAGACAAGAAGCGGGCCACAGATTGGGAGGCCACAAATGAGGCCATTGAGGAGCAGGTGGCCCGGGAATCCTACTTGCAGTGGCTGCGGGATCAAGAAAAACAGGCTCGCCAAGTCCGTGGCCCCAGCCAG CCCCGGAAAGCCAGTGCCACATGCAGCTCTGCCACAGCAGCAGCCTCCAGTGGTCTTGAGGAGTGGACCAGCCGGTCCCCAAGGCAGCGGAGTTCAGCGTCGTCACCTGAGCACCCTGAGCTGCATGCTGAGCTGGGCATCAAGCCCCCTTCCCCAGGCACTGTCTTAGCTCTTGCCAAACCTCCTTCACCCTGTGCACCAG GTACAAGCAGCCAGTTCTCGACAGGGGCCGACCGGGCTACTTCCCCCCTCGTGTCCCTCTACCCTGCTCTGGAGTGCCGGGCCCTCATTCAGCAGATGTCCCCCTCTGCCTTTG GTCTGAATGACTGGGATGATGATGAGATCCTAGCCTCGGTGCTGGCAGTGTCCCAACAGGAATACCTAGACagtatgaagaaaaacaaagtgcACAGAGACCCACCCCCAGACAAGAGTTGA
- the OTUD5 gene encoding OTU domain-containing protein 5 isoform X5, whose translation MTILPKKKPPPPDGDPANEPPPPGPLPPAPRRGGGVGVGGGGTGVGGGDRDRDSGVVGARPRASPPPQGPLPGPPGALHRWALAVPPGAVAGPRPQQASPPPCGGPGGPGGGPGDALGYNSEDEYEAAAARIEAMDPATVEQEHWFEKALRDKKGFIIKQMKEDGACLFRAVADQVYGDQDMHEVVRKHCMDYLMKNADYFSNYVTEDFTTYINRKRKNNCHGNHIEMQAMAEMYNRPVEVYQYSTEPINTFHGIHQNEDEPIRVSYHRNIHYNSVVNPNKATIGVGLGLPSFKPGFAEQSLMKNAIKTSEESWIEQQMLEDKKRATDWEATNEAIEEQVARESYLQWLRDQEKQARQVRGPSQPRKASATCSSATAAASSGLEEWTSRSPRQRSSASSPEHPELHAELGIKPPSPGTVLALAKPPSPCAPGTSSQFSTGADRATSPLVSLYPALECRALIQQMSPSAFAGLNDWDDDEILASVLAVSQQEYLDSMKKNKVHRDPPPDKS comes from the exons ATGACTATTCTCCCCAAAAAGAAGCCGCCGCCTCCCGACGGCGACCCCGCCAACGAGCCGCCGCCGCCCGGACCGCTGCCCCCGGCGCCTCGCCGCGGCGGGGGTGTAGGCGTGGGCGGCGGCGGCACGGGTGTGGGCGGCGGCGACCGCGACCGTGACTCGGGCGTCGTGGGGGCCCGTCCTCGGGCTTCGCCACCGCCTCAAGGCCCTCTCCCAGGGCCACCGGGTGCGCTTCACCGCTGGGCGCTGGCCGTGCCGCCCGGCGCCGTGGCGGGTCCTCGGCCACAGCAGGCCTCTCCACCTCCTTGCGGGGGCCCCGGAGGTCCCGGCGGCGGTCCTGGTGATGCGTTGG GTTACAACAGTGAGGATGAATATGAAGCGGCTGCAGCGCGCATAGAGGCCATGGACCCCGCCACCGTCGAGCAG GAGCACTGGTTTGAAAAGGCCTTGCGAGACAAGAAGGGCTTCATCATCAAGCAGATGAAGGAGGATGGTGCCTGTCTCTTCCGGGCTGTGG CTGACCAGGTATATGGAGACCAGGACATGCATGAGGTTGTTCGAAAGCACTGCATGGACTATCTG ATGAAGAATGCTGACTACTTCTCCAACTATGTCACAGAGGACTTTACCACCTACATCAACCGGAAGCGGAAAAACAACTGCCATGGCAACCACATTGAGATGCAGGCCATGGCAGAGATGTACAACCGGCCTGTGGAGGTGTACCAGTACAGCACAG AACCCATTAATACATTCCATGGGATCCATCAAAATGAGGATGAACCCATTCGTGTCAGCTACCATAGGAATATCCACTACAACTCAGTAGTGAATCCTAACAAGGCCACCATTGGCGTGGGACTGGGCCTGCCATCATTCAAACCGGGG TTTGCAGAGCAGTCCCTGATGAAGAATGCCATAAAAACATCAGAGGAATCATGGATTGAACAGCAGATGCTGGAAGACAAGAAGCGGGCCACAGATTGGGAGGCCACAAATGAGGCCATTGAGGAGCAGGTGGCCCGGGAATCCTACTTGCAGTGGCTGCGGGATCAAGAAAAACAGGCTCGCCAAGTCCGTGGCCCCAGCCAG CCCCGGAAAGCCAGTGCCACATGCAGCTCTGCCACAGCAGCAGCCTCCAGTGGTCTTGAGGAGTGGACCAGCCGGTCCCCAAGGCAGCGGAGTTCAGCGTCGTCACCTGAGCACCCTGAGCTGCATGCTGAGCTGGGCATCAAGCCCCCTTCCCCAGGCACTGTCTTAGCTCTTGCCAAACCTCCTTCACCCTGTGCACCAG GTACAAGCAGCCAGTTCTCGACAGGGGCCGACCGGGCTACTTCCCCCCTCGTGTCCCTCTACCCTGCTCTGGAGTGCCGGGCCCTCATTCAGCAGATGTCCCCCTCTGCCTTTG CAGGTCTGAATGACTGGGATGATGATGAGATCCTAGCCTCGGTGCTGGCAGTGTCCCAACAGGAATACCTAGACagtatgaagaaaaacaaagtgcACAGAGACCCACCCCCAGACAAGAGTTGA
- the OTUD5 gene encoding OTU domain-containing protein 5 isoform X2 — protein MTILPKKKPPPPDGDPANEPPPPGPLPPAPRRGGGVGVGGGGTGVGGGDRDRDSGVVGARPRASPPPQGPLPGPPGALHRWALAVPPGAVAGPRPQQASPPPCGGPGGPGGGPGDALGTAATGVGAAGVVVGVGGAVGVGGCCSGPGHSKRRRQAPGVGAVGGGSPEREEVGAGYNSEDEYEAAAARIEAMDPATVEQQEHWFEKALRDKKGFIIKQMKEDGACLFRAVADQVYGDQDMHEVVRKHCMDYLMKNADYFSNYVTEDFTTYINRKRKNNCHGNHIEMQAMAEMYNRPVEVYQYSTEPINTFHGIHQNEDEPIRVSYHRNIHYNSVVNPNKATIGVGLGLPSFKPGFAEQSLMKNAIKTSEESWIEQQMLEDKKRATDWEATNEAIEEQVARESYLQWLRDQEKQARQVRGPSQPRKASATCSSATAAASSGLEEWTSRSPRQRSSASSPEHPELHAELGIKPPSPGTVLALAKPPSPCAPGTSSQFSTGADRATSPLVSLYPALECRALIQQMSPSAFGLNDWDDDEILASVLAVSQQEYLDSMKKNKVHRDPPPDKS, from the exons ATGACTATTCTCCCCAAAAAGAAGCCGCCGCCTCCCGACGGCGACCCCGCCAACGAGCCGCCGCCGCCCGGACCGCTGCCCCCGGCGCCTCGCCGCGGCGGGGGTGTAGGCGTGGGCGGCGGCGGCACGGGTGTGGGCGGCGGCGACCGCGACCGTGACTCGGGCGTCGTGGGGGCCCGTCCTCGGGCTTCGCCACCGCCTCAAGGCCCTCTCCCAGGGCCACCGGGTGCGCTTCACCGCTGGGCGCTGGCCGTGCCGCCCGGCGCCGTGGCGGGTCCTCGGCCACAGCAGGCCTCTCCACCTCCTTGCGGGGGCCCCGGAGGTCCCGGCGGCGGTCCTGGTGATGCGTTGGGTACAGCAGCGACGGGCGTGGGCGCGGCGGGTGTGGTGGTGGGCGTGGGCGGTGCCGTGGGTGTGGGCGGCTGCTGCTCAGGGCCGGGTCACAGCAAGCGGCGGCGTCAGGCCCCCGGGGTTGGTGCGGTTGGCGGGGGCAGTCCTGAGCGTGAGGAGGTCGGCGCAGGTTACAACAGTGAGGATGAATATGAAGCGGCTGCAGCGCGCATAGAGGCCATGGACCCCGCCACCGTCGAGCAG CAGGAGCACTGGTTTGAAAAGGCCTTGCGAGACAAGAAGGGCTTCATCATCAAGCAGATGAAGGAGGATGGTGCCTGTCTCTTCCGGGCTGTGG CTGACCAGGTATATGGAGACCAGGACATGCATGAGGTTGTTCGAAAGCACTGCATGGACTATCTG ATGAAGAATGCTGACTACTTCTCCAACTATGTCACAGAGGACTTTACCACCTACATCAACCGGAAGCGGAAAAACAACTGCCATGGCAACCACATTGAGATGCAGGCCATGGCAGAGATGTACAACCGGCCTGTGGAGGTGTACCAGTACAGCACAG AACCCATTAATACATTCCATGGGATCCATCAAAATGAGGATGAACCCATTCGTGTCAGCTACCATAGGAATATCCACTACAACTCAGTAGTGAATCCTAACAAGGCCACCATTGGCGTGGGACTGGGCCTGCCATCATTCAAACCGGGG TTTGCAGAGCAGTCCCTGATGAAGAATGCCATAAAAACATCAGAGGAATCATGGATTGAACAGCAGATGCTGGAAGACAAGAAGCGGGCCACAGATTGGGAGGCCACAAATGAGGCCATTGAGGAGCAGGTGGCCCGGGAATCCTACTTGCAGTGGCTGCGGGATCAAGAAAAACAGGCTCGCCAAGTCCGTGGCCCCAGCCAG CCCCGGAAAGCCAGTGCCACATGCAGCTCTGCCACAGCAGCAGCCTCCAGTGGTCTTGAGGAGTGGACCAGCCGGTCCCCAAGGCAGCGGAGTTCAGCGTCGTCACCTGAGCACCCTGAGCTGCATGCTGAGCTGGGCATCAAGCCCCCTTCCCCAGGCACTGTCTTAGCTCTTGCCAAACCTCCTTCACCCTGTGCACCAG GTACAAGCAGCCAGTTCTCGACAGGGGCCGACCGGGCTACTTCCCCCCTCGTGTCCCTCTACCCTGCTCTGGAGTGCCGGGCCCTCATTCAGCAGATGTCCCCCTCTGCCTTTG GTCTGAATGACTGGGATGATGATGAGATCCTAGCCTCGGTGCTGGCAGTGTCCCAACAGGAATACCTAGACagtatgaagaaaaacaaagtgcACAGAGACCCACCCCCAGACAAGAGTTGA
- the OTUD5 gene encoding OTU domain-containing protein 5 isoform X3, with amino-acid sequence MTILPKKKPPPPDGDPANEPPPPGPLPPAPRRGGGVGVGGGGTGVGGGDRDRDSGVVGARPRASPPPQGPLPGPPGALHRWALAVPPGAVAGPRPQQASPPPCGGPGGPGGGPGDALGYNSEDEYEAAAARIEAMDPATVEQQEHWFEKALRDKKGFIIKQMKEDGACLFRAVADQVYGDQDMHEVVRKHCMDYLMKNADYFSNYVTEDFTTYINRKRKNNCHGNHIEMQAMAEMYNRPVEVYQYSTEPINTFHGIHQNEDEPIRVSYHRNIHYNSVVNPNKATIGVGLGLPSFKPGFAEQSLMKNAIKTSEESWIEQQMLEDKKRATDWEATNEAIEEQVARESYLQWLRDQEKQARQVRGPSQPRKASATCSSATAAASSGLEEWTSRSPRQRSSASSPEHPELHAELGIKPPSPGTVLALAKPPSPCAPGTSSQFSTGADRATSPLVSLYPALECRALIQQMSPSAFAGLNDWDDDEILASVLAVSQQEYLDSMKKNKVHRDPPPDKS; translated from the exons ATGACTATTCTCCCCAAAAAGAAGCCGCCGCCTCCCGACGGCGACCCCGCCAACGAGCCGCCGCCGCCCGGACCGCTGCCCCCGGCGCCTCGCCGCGGCGGGGGTGTAGGCGTGGGCGGCGGCGGCACGGGTGTGGGCGGCGGCGACCGCGACCGTGACTCGGGCGTCGTGGGGGCCCGTCCTCGGGCTTCGCCACCGCCTCAAGGCCCTCTCCCAGGGCCACCGGGTGCGCTTCACCGCTGGGCGCTGGCCGTGCCGCCCGGCGCCGTGGCGGGTCCTCGGCCACAGCAGGCCTCTCCACCTCCTTGCGGGGGCCCCGGAGGTCCCGGCGGCGGTCCTGGTGATGCGTTGG GTTACAACAGTGAGGATGAATATGAAGCGGCTGCAGCGCGCATAGAGGCCATGGACCCCGCCACCGTCGAGCAG CAGGAGCACTGGTTTGAAAAGGCCTTGCGAGACAAGAAGGGCTTCATCATCAAGCAGATGAAGGAGGATGGTGCCTGTCTCTTCCGGGCTGTGG CTGACCAGGTATATGGAGACCAGGACATGCATGAGGTTGTTCGAAAGCACTGCATGGACTATCTG ATGAAGAATGCTGACTACTTCTCCAACTATGTCACAGAGGACTTTACCACCTACATCAACCGGAAGCGGAAAAACAACTGCCATGGCAACCACATTGAGATGCAGGCCATGGCAGAGATGTACAACCGGCCTGTGGAGGTGTACCAGTACAGCACAG AACCCATTAATACATTCCATGGGATCCATCAAAATGAGGATGAACCCATTCGTGTCAGCTACCATAGGAATATCCACTACAACTCAGTAGTGAATCCTAACAAGGCCACCATTGGCGTGGGACTGGGCCTGCCATCATTCAAACCGGGG TTTGCAGAGCAGTCCCTGATGAAGAATGCCATAAAAACATCAGAGGAATCATGGATTGAACAGCAGATGCTGGAAGACAAGAAGCGGGCCACAGATTGGGAGGCCACAAATGAGGCCATTGAGGAGCAGGTGGCCCGGGAATCCTACTTGCAGTGGCTGCGGGATCAAGAAAAACAGGCTCGCCAAGTCCGTGGCCCCAGCCAG CCCCGGAAAGCCAGTGCCACATGCAGCTCTGCCACAGCAGCAGCCTCCAGTGGTCTTGAGGAGTGGACCAGCCGGTCCCCAAGGCAGCGGAGTTCAGCGTCGTCACCTGAGCACCCTGAGCTGCATGCTGAGCTGGGCATCAAGCCCCCTTCCCCAGGCACTGTCTTAGCTCTTGCCAAACCTCCTTCACCCTGTGCACCAG GTACAAGCAGCCAGTTCTCGACAGGGGCCGACCGGGCTACTTCCCCCCTCGTGTCCCTCTACCCTGCTCTGGAGTGCCGGGCCCTCATTCAGCAGATGTCCCCCTCTGCCTTTG CAGGTCTGAATGACTGGGATGATGATGAGATCCTAGCCTCGGTGCTGGCAGTGTCCCAACAGGAATACCTAGACagtatgaagaaaaacaaagtgcACAGAGACCCACCCCCAGACAAGAGTTGA